GCAGGTACTGTGATGGAACAGGAAAAAAAATAAAACTATCTTATATGATGGTTCTCATAAGAAATGAAATTTCAAATATAAGTTGTGACAGGGATGTAAAAGATTTTCACATACAGATAGATGTATCTTATGAAAAGGATATTAAAAATAATATGGATAGGTTCATAAAAGGTATAGGTGCTGGGGACAAGAGAATATATATTACTTACGAAAAGAAAGTATCTTATAAGATAGAACCTCTTGAGTTTATGAGCCAGATAGATCATCTGAAAGAGTTTAAAGTAAATTGAAAAAACTTTACAAACAATAACATATGTGTTAAAATGGCATTTGTAGACCGCTCAAAAAAGGTTTTATAAATTATAGAAAGAATTTTCTATATACCTTTTAGGCGAGACTGGATTGAGGAGGTGTTTTAAATGTATGCAGTTGTAGCTACTGGTGGAAAACAGTATAAGGTTTCAGAAGGAGACGTTATATATGTTGAAAAATTAGATGCTGAAGTTGATTCAACAGTTGAACTTGACAAGGTTTTAGTAGTAGGTAAAGATGACGCAGGTGTAGTTATTGGAAAACCTGTAGTTGAAGGAGCTAAAGTAAGTGCTAAAGTATTGGCACAGGGAAAAGCTAAAAAAGTTATAGTCTTCAAGTATAAGGCTAAAAAGGATTACAGAAAGAAGCAGGGACATAGACAGCCTTACACTAAATTACAAATTGAAAAAATTGATGCGTAATTATGATTGAAGCATTTTTTAAAAGAGAATCCTGTAATTTGGTTTCAGTTGTACTTAAAGGCCATGCAGAGTCAGTTAACCAGGGTTATGACATGGTGTGTAGTGCTGTTTCTGCCATATCTCAAACTACTGTAATAGGAATAACAGAAGTGTTAAAGCTTAAATTAAAGTACTCTATAAAGGATGGATTTTTAAGCTTTTCTTTAAAAGATATGAAAGAGGATGACATTTTAAAATGTCAGGTACTTGTGGAAACTATGTTACTTGGTTTGAAAAGTATTGAATTTAATTTTGGTGAATATATAAATGTAAAGGTAGAGGAGGTGTAATTTTATGTTAATTATGAATCTTCAACTATTTGCCCATAAAAAAGGAGTAGGTAGTTCAAGGAATGGTAGAGATAGTGAATCCAAAAGATTAGGTACTAAATCTGCTGATGGACAGTTTGTTTTAGCTGGAAACATATTGGTTAGACAGCGAGGAACAAAAATTCATCCTGGAACTAACGTTGGAAGAGGATCTGACGATACTTTATTTGCAAAGATAGATGGTGTAGTTAGATACGAAAGAGTAGGAAAGACTAAAAAGAAGGCCAGCGTATATCCTTTAAAGTTAGAAGAATTAGCAGCTGAATAGTATTATTAAGGCACCCTAATGAGGGTGCTTTTTTAAAATTCCTTATTTTAAGAAAAAAGTTGTATACTGTGGTTAGAGTGAATTACTTACTTATCTGTGGGAATAATAGAATTTAGAATAAAGTGATTTTTTAATTTAATATAATTAATTTTTGAAAGGAAGTGAGCGGCATGTTTGTAGATACAGCTAAAATATTTGTAACCTCAGGAGATGGTGGAGATGGATCCATTTCTTTTAGAAGAGAAAAGTATGTGGCCTTTGGAGGACCAGATGGTGGAGATGGCGGAAAAGGCGGAGATGTTATACTTGCAGCAGATACAGAAAGCACTACACTTTTGGATTTTGCATATAGGAAAAAGTATCGTGCAGAAAAAGGTGAAAATGGCTCAGGATCTAAATGTTTTGGAAGAAATGGAAAAGATCTTTACATAAAAGTACCTATGGGAACAGTTGTAAGGGATGTGAAAACGAATAAAATAATGGCAGATCTTGCGCATCCTGAAGACAAATGCATAGTTGCAAGAGGTGGAAGAGGCGGAAGAGGAAATGTAAGATTTACAACTCCTGTAAGGCAGGCACCAGATTTTGCTGAGCCAGGAATGCCAGGAGAAGAAAGATATATATCCTTGGAACTTAAGTTATTGGCGGATGTAGGACTTTTAGGATTTCCAAATGTAGGAAAATCAACTCTTTTGTCTATAGTGACTAAGGCTACACCTAAAATTGCAAATTACCATTTTACAACATTATCTCCTAATCTGGGAGTAACTAATATTTCGGGAATAAAAAGCTTTGTAATAGCAGATATACCGGGTATAATAGAAGGTGCAGCAGAAGGAGTAGGCCTTGGAATTGAATTTTTAAGACATATCCAAAGGACAAGACTTTTAATACATGTAGTAGATATATCAGGAATTGAAGGAAGAGATGCTTTTGATGATTTTACAAAAATAAATAAGGAATTGAAAAAGTATGATGTTAAACTTTGGGATAAGCCTCAGATAATTGCTGCAAACAAATCAGATATGCTATATGACAATGAACTATTTGAAAACTTCAGAAAAAAAGTTGGCAAGTTAGGATATGACAAGGTATTTAAAATATCTGCAGCTACAGGACAGGGTGTTAAAGAACTTATGAAGGAAGCTGCTAGGATACTAAGTACTATACCTGTAGAAAATATTGAAATAAATGAAGAAGATAAATTTGTACCTGAAGAAAAGAAATTTACTTATAACATAAGAAAAGAAGAAAATACTTTTATAGTGGAAGGAAGTTTTGTTGATAGGTTACTTGGAAGTGTCAATGTAAATGATCCTGACGAATTACGATATTTTTATAAAGTACTTAAAAACAAAGGAGTTATGCAGGAATTAATGGATATGGGAATTAAAGATGGGGATGTAGTTAAGCTGAATGATTTTGAATTTGATTATGTAATGTAATAAAAAAATAAATGGAGAGAAAATAGATGGTTAAAAAGGCTATTTTTGGGGGAACATTTGATCCAATACACAATGGACATATACATATAGCTTATGAAACTTTATATAGATTGGGAGTAGATAATATTGTATTTATACCGACAGGTAATCCTCCCCATAAAGCGAACAAAGATGTAACAAGTGCTTTTTTGAGATACGAGATGGTAAAGGCAGCTGTAGGTACGGAAAGTAAATTCTCTGTAAGTAAATATGAAATAAATAAACCTAATTTGAGCTATACGTATAATACCTTAAAACATTTTAATAAGGCTGAAAGGAAAACCAAATGGTATTTTCTAACGGGAGTAGATTGTCTAATGGACATTGAAAATTGGAACAGGGTAGAGGATATATTTAAGTTGTGTCAATTTATAGTATTTAATAGGCCGGGGTTTCCAGATTTTACTGCACAAAACATAAAAGAACAGAAAGAAAAAATAGAAAAAAAGTATTCTACTAAAATTATATATTTAGATGCTCCGCTATTTGATATTTCTTCTACAGATATACGAAAAAATATTAGGATGGGCAGAAATGTGAGTTATCTTCTTCCCGAGAGTGTTTATGACATTATTAAACAACATAATCTTTATAAACAGAGTCCTTGACGTCAGATGGAGTTTTGACTCCACCTGATGCTTATTAACAGGCTTCTTAGTGCTTCAGCACTTAGAAGGCGTTATCCTTTAGGGGGAATCGTTATCCAGGAACGTAGCTGCTCTTTATTACCACTTGGAGAAACGGGAATATTAGAGCAGGTAGTCATCGGATAAATGAAATTAAATAATTTTTTGGAGTGATAAGGGATGTGGAGTGAAGAACAGATCAAAGAATATTTAAATGAGAAGCTGAAGAAAAACAGATATGAGCATAGTTTGAGTGTACAGGATACGGCGATAAAGTTAGCTGAATTTTATCATGTGGATGTTAAAAAGGCAAGTACAGCAGGGCTTGTTCATGATTGTGCCAAGCACATGTCAAATGATGAAATTTTGTCTATGGCACATGAGAATCAGATTCCTATAGATGAAGTAAGTGCATTAAATCCTCAACTTCTCCATGGAAACATTGCTGCAGTGATAGCAAAAAATGTTATGGGGATTTATGATGAGGAAATATTGAGTGCAGTAGCTTGTCATACTACAGGTAAAAAAGATATGAATCTTTTAGAAAAGATAGTGTATATTGCAGATTACATAGAGCCTTTAAGAAATTTCCCGGGAGTAGAAATACTTAGAGAAGAGGCGTTTACAAATTTAGATACTGCACTTTTAGATGCCTTTAATAATACTATAAAAGTTGTAATTGATAGGGGACAACTCTTGCATGTAAATACAATTAGCGGCAGAAATTATTTGGTTTTTAAAAAAGCTAATAAATAGATTCTAATTGTATGCAAGTAAATACGCTATAATTAGTATATTATAAATTTTAAGCTTATTTTAGGAGGTTTTTTATAATGGAAAAAGAAATAATAAGCACAAAAAAAGCGCCAGGGGCTGTAGGACCTTATTCTCAGGCTGTTAAGGTTGGAAACTTTTTATTTACATCAGGCCAAATTCCACTGGATCCATCTACAGGAGAATTAGTCTCAAGTGATATTAAAAAGGCAACAGAGAGGTCACTTGAAAACATAAAAGCTTTACTAGAAGAAGCAGGAACATGTTTTGATAAAGTTATTAAGACTACTGTATATGTAAAAAATATGTCAGATTTTGCAGCTGTAAATGAAGTATATGCAAAATATTTTAAAAAGGATATGCCTGCAAGATCTTGTGTAGAAGTAAAGCTTCCAAAAGATGCATTGGTTGAAGTAGAAGTAATAGCATTAGTTGATTAATTGTAGAGTTTCTAAACGAAAAATAAACTTATACTCCGAATATTTTTACAATCACAAGTACGATTAAATGTTTTGATAAGTCTAAGCAGAAAATTTGCAAAAACATAAGGGCTTTTAAAAACTCGTACCTCAGACAATTTAAAAGCCCTAAGTTTTTTGTAAATTTTCCACTAAGACTTATATACAAAATATTTAAATGTACTTGTTTATTGTAAAATATTTCTACGTATAAGTTTATTTTTTAGTTAGAAACTCCTAACACTTCAGAAAACCTAAAGAAGATTATATAAAATCGTACCTCAGACATATATAATCTCTTAGGATTTTCTAAAATACCAAGCTAAGACTTATTTAAAAAGTTTTTAAAGGTGATTTCAATTTTGTCAGTATATTTTATGTATAAGTTCAAATTTCAATTAGAATCACTATATAAGGTTTATAATTTGAAGCTTATTAAAGTTTTGCGTGAGTAGCACTATATTTTAGATTTTCTGCAGTTTTAACGGAAGAAAATCATCCATAACTATTAATTCTTAACTATTAATTCTTAATTGTATTTAGCAGCTTGCTGTGGAAAGGAAAAGTTGTATGAAAGAAAATAAGATAGTATTTACAGTAGATGAAAAAGATGAAGGCTTGAAATTGAGATACTACCTGCAAAGAGTTCAGAGACTTTCAGGCAGACTTATAAAAGGGGCGGCCTTGAGTGGAAGGATAGAGATAAACAATAAAAGGGTAAAATTAAACCATATAGTAAAGTCAGGGGAAAGTATATCTTTAAACCTTGTAAAAGAGGAGTCTCAAAATGTAGAGCCTGAGAAAATGGATATAGAAGTAGCATACGAAGATGATGATCTGATAGTTGTAAATAAAAGACCGGGTATAGTGGTGCATCCTACAAGAAGTTATCCTTCAGGTACTTTGGCTAATGGACTTATGTATTATTTTAAAGAGAAGGGAGAAGACTGTATAGTCAGATTAGTAAGTAGATTGGATATGGATACTTCAGGTCTTATAATAGTTGGAAAAAATCAATTTGCTCATATGGCTCTGGCAAGAGACATGAAAAGTGAAGAATTTGAAAAGAGTTACATTGCCGTCATTCATGGAAAGATGGAAGAAAATGAAGGAACTATAGATTTGCCAATATATAGACAAGAAGGAGAAGACATAAGAAGAATTATAGATGAAAGAGGACAGAAAAGCATTACTCACTATAAGGTAATGAAGAATTTTAAGAATGATCAGTTATTAAAGCTTACGTTAGAAACGGGAAGAACCCACCAAATAAGGGTACATTTAAGTTATTTAGGTCATCCTCTTTATGGAGATACATTGTATGGAAAAGAGGACGACAGTATGTATATAAATAGGCAGGCACTTCATGCTTATAGGCTTAAATTTCCACACCCTAGAGGAAATAGGATATTGGAGCTAGAAACTGCTATCCCAGAAGATATTCTAAAATTAATAGAAAAAATAAGCTGAAACTCTATGTATTTTAAGTTTCAGCTTATTTTAATATAATTATTTATTAGAGAATACACGTCTTTTCAACACAAATACAACAGCTAAAATTATAATGATAGGTGGTACAGCGAGTAAATACTTATTTTTCATAATAATTTTTTGCATATTGTTAGAATTTAATACTTGTTTTTCACCATGAGTTATGCTGCTTGCAAGCTTTAATTTTCCTATTTCTCTTCCTTCAAAGGATATAGAAGCCTCATCAACTATATTTCCCTTTTTAAAGAATCTAAACATTAAGTTTTTATCCTTTAGGGTTACCTGTGGTACATTTGTATCATCTTTAGCTTTAATATAGTAAAAATCATAAGCGGCAATCAGTGGAACAGAAAGTCCATCTTTATTATAAGTTGTGACTAAAGCTCCTTTTTGGTACAATTTAGTAAAGGTAAAATTGTTAAATCCAAAATTAAATAGAGATACTGCGTCAGGAAAAAAAGTTTTATTTTTATCGTGAATTAGTGCCACTATAAGCTGTTGTCCATTTCTTGTAGCTGTAGATACATAGGAGTGAAATGATTGTATAGTATATCCTGTTTTACCTCCCAAGCATCCACTGTAATAATAGGTGGATTGTTTTTGTATTAATTTATTTTCATTCCATACTTCCCTTGGTTGTGGGGATTTGTTAGTAGCTGGAATAGTATAAGATATAGTAGTAGCTATCTTAGAATATTCAGGATGCTTAGATAGTGCTCTCATCATTAGAGCTAAATCTCTTGCTGAGGTTTTATGGTTTTCATTAAATAATCCAGTAGGATTTACAAAATTGGTATTTTTAGCTCCAAGTTCCTTAGCTCTTTTATTCATCTTAACTGCAAACTTATCCATAGTACCGCCTATATGTTCTGCTAGTGCCTCTGCACAATCGTTGTCTGAAGCTAGCAGCAAACCATATAACAAATCCTTTACAGTTAATTGCTCACCTTCACAAAGTCCAACTCTAGTTCCATCTACATTTGGTGGATTTTTACCGATTATAACTTTATCATTTAAATTTGTATTTTCAAGTGTTAAAAGTGCAGTCATTATTTTGGTAGTGGATGCTGGTGGATATGCAGTATCCGGGTTTTTAGAATACAAAAGCTGGCCAGTGGCTGCATCCAAAATTACAGCGCCATCAGCTGAAACAGGAGGAGGCATTTCTTTAGCATGAACTACTCCATAGGGATTATTAGAGCAAATAAGCAAAAACAGTAGTGCAAATGTGACTATTCTTTTCATTTTTTCCTCCTTTAGGACAATTCCTAAATATTATATCAAAAAAATAATATATATGCGACATAATTTTTTTAAATTGTCAATAATTTAAATTATAAACATAAATATATTTCATTGCAAATCACAATTATATAAAAGGGGAATAGTAATGAGAGATAAGAAAAAAATTGTAGGTTCAATTGTTATTTTGATTGTATTTGCCTTGTTCCTAATTATAGGGTACGTAAACTCAAGGCCATCCAGTAATGCTGCAGCGAAAAGTGAAGAAGTATTTAAAGATCAGGATAATGTCGGAGAAGTATCTAAAAGTAAATCAGATAAAGGCATAACTGTATATGTAAATGGGGAAGTTAAAAATCCTGGAGTGTATAAATTAAAAAATGATAGTAGAATACAGGATATTGTGAAGGAGTCAGGTGGATTTACAGCTGCAGCAGATACAAGTAAACTAAATTTAGCTAAGAAGTTAAAGGATGAAGATTATATATATGTGGACAAAAAAGGAGAGAATGGAGCAAATAAGGCTGAATCCGGGGGAAAAGGAGGTAGTAGTGGAGGAGTAGAACAAGATGGAAAGGTAAATATAAACAAAGCTTCCAAAGAGGAATTAAAAACAATACCTGGAGTTGGAGATGTTACTGCTCAAAAGATAATAGACTATAGAGAAAAAAATGGAGATTTTTCTTCTATTGAGGATTTAAAAAAGGTAGGAAGAATAGGTGATAAAACCATTGAAAAGATAAAGGATAAGATAGAGGTAAGGTAGATATAGATAGATGAAGTTTGTTATAAAATGGTGTACAATATTGTAGAGAATGAATTTCTATTGGAGGTGTTATTTTGAAGCATAAGAGACTAACAGAACTTAGTCGAACTTCTGGGTGAGCAGCTAAAATAGGACCGGAGGTCCTTTCTAAAATACTGGGTAAGTTACCTCGAATGGAAAATGAAAATTTAATGGTTGGAATAGAGACTTCGGATGATGCTGCGGTTTATAAATTAGATAATGAGACAGCAGTAATACAAACACTTGATTTTTTTACACCAATAGTGGATGATCCTTATACTTTTGGTCAAATAGCTGCAGCAAATTCTCTAAGTGATATATATGCCATGGGAGGAAAGCCTAAAGTAGCACTTAATATAGTTTGTTTTCCTTCCTGTCTTCCTGAAGAGGTGTTAGGAGAAATACTAAGAGGAGGTGCTGATAAAGTTATTGAAGCAGGTGCAGTAGTAGTTGGAGGCCATACTGTAGAGGATAATGAGCCTAAATATGGGTTGTCAGTTATGGGACTCGTACATCCTGGTAACATACTTAAAAATTGTGGATCTGAAGTAGGGGATGTAATTATACTTACTAAGCCTTTAGGTATAGGAATAATTAATACTGCCATAAAAGGAGAAATGGCATCTAAAGAAGTTTATGATAAGGCAGTTAAAGTTATGTCTACTTTAAATAAGTATGCAGGAGAAATAGTAAGTAAATACTCTGTAAGTGCATGTACAGATGTAACTGGTTTTGGAATTATGGGGCACGGATATGAAATGGCTTCTGCATCTGGTGTTACATTAAAGCTTTATGCAAGTAGAATACCTTATATACAAGAGGCAAGAGAATATGCTGAAATGGGATTGGTACCGGCAGGTGCATATAGAAATAAAGACTATTTGAAAGGTAAATATTCAATAGAAAATGTACCTGAGTGGATGGAAGATATTTTATTTGATCCACAGACGTCTGGTGGACTTCTTATAACCTGCAGTAGGACAGAAGCTACTAAAATCATGGAGGAACTTTCAAAGCTTGAAGTCAAATCTTCTGTAATAGGTGAAGTCATACCTTTTCAGGGAAAGAAATATATAGAAGTAGAATAATGGTTTAAAGGGGTGAAAGTCAAGTTGTGGATAAAAAACAATTGTTAAGAAGAATTCCTAAAATGGATGAACTATTGAATGAAGAAATTGTAAAATTAGAGGCTGGTACTACAATGAAAGAAATTGTAATGGAATCTTTGAGAGAAGCTGTAGACAATTATAGAAATCTTATTTTAAAAGGTAAAATTGAAAACTTTACAAAAGAAGATATATTGAAAAGCTTTAGAATAATAATTGAACAAAAAAAGCAGCCCAACTTGAAAAATGTAATAAATGCTACGGGAGTTATCATACATACTAACTTAGGAAGATCCATTTTAAGTGATGGTGCTCTAAAAAATGTAATTGACGCAGCTCACAATTATAGTAATTTAGAATATGACCTGGAAAAAGGCACAAGAGGATCCAGGTATAGTCATGTAGAAGAGCTAATCAAAAGAATTACAGGAGCAGAGGCTTCTTTAGTTGTAAATAACAATGCAGCTGCAGTGGTCTTGGTTTTAAATACTCTTTGCAGTGGAAAGGAAGCTATAGTGTCCAGGGGACAACTAGTGGAAATAGGGGGCTCTTTTAGAATACCTGAAGTTATGGAATTTAGTGGAGTTAATCTTGTGGAAGTAGGAACAACTAATAAAACTCATCTGAAAGATTATGAAAATGCCCTTAGTGAAAATACGGGAGCATTTTTAAAGGTTCACACATCTAATTTTAAAATAATTGGTTTTTCAGAAGAGGTGTCTTTAGAAGAATTGGTGAAACTTTCATTAAAAAGCAGGATACCAGTAGTAGAGGATATAGGAAGCGGAACACTTGTAGACTTTTCTAAATATGGATTTGAGTATGAGCCTACAGTACAGAAAAGTATAGATAAAGGCGTTGATGTAGTTACTTTTAGTGGAGATAAAATGCTAGGAGGCCCTCAGGCGGGCATAATTGTAGGAAAGAAAAAATATATAGACAAGATGAAACAAAATCAGCTTACAAGGGCTCTTAGAATAGATAAAATGACTCTTGCAGCTCTTGAAGGCACATTAAAATATTATTTAGATGAAAGTGAAGCAATAAAAAATATACCAACACTGCATATGATACTTGCAGGTGAGGATGAGCAAAAACGTAGGGCTTTTATTTTGAAGGAGAAGCTGGAAAATAAGAATTTGAATTTCAAGTTTGCTGTAGAAGAAGATAATTCTATGGTAGGAGGGGGATCTATGCCGGGACAAAAAATACCTACTTATGTAATTAAAGCAGAAAGCAGCAGTGTATCACCAGAGCAGGTGGATAAAAAGTTTAGAAAAAGAAGAGTACCTATAATTGTACGGTTAGCACATAATCAAGTTATAATGGATTTAAGGACTATACTAGATAGGGATTTTGATGTTTTGGTAGATGCTTTTACAGAGTTGTAGTTTAAGGTATTTTCTTTCAAATGTCTAACTTGATACATTTCAGTTTGGAGGTAATTTTGCATGAAGCATGTTGTAATAGGAACAGCAGGACATATAGACCATGGCAAAACTGCACTTATAAGAGCCTTGACAGGAAGGGAAACTGATACTTTAAAAGAAGAGAAAGAAAGAGGAATATCCATAAACATTGGATTTACTTTCTTTGATTTGCCATCAGGGAAAAAAGCTGGAATTATAGATGTACCTGGTCACGAAAAATTTATAAAAAATATGTTAGCTGGGGTTAGTGGTATAGATTTGGTACTCATGGTAATTGCAGCAGATGAGGGAGTTATGCCTCAGACTAGAGAGCACTTTGAAATACTTCAACTTTTAAATGTAAGTAAAGGTATTATCGTCGTTACTAAAATAGATCTAGTAGATGAAGAGTGGTTGGATATGGTAATAGAGGATATAAAGAAAGAGTTTAAAGGAACTTTTTTAGAGAATGCTCCTATATGTAAAGTTTCTTCTAAAACTAAAATCGGTTTAGATTCTCTGGCAAAAGAAATAGATAGACTTACAAAAGATGTTTCCTGTAAAGATGTAAGAGGACATTTTAGGCTTCCAATAGACAGAGTTTTTTCTATAAGTGGATTTGGCACAGTTGTAACAGGTACTGTAATTAGTGGAAGTATTAGAGAAGGTGAACAAGTACAAATATATCCCTCCAAAGTATTATCTAAAGTGAGAGGTATACAAATAAATGATAAGCAGGTAAAAAAAGCTGAAGCAGGTGAAAGATGCGGAATAAATTTAGCAAATGTAAAAACTAGTAGTATAAATAGGGGAGATGTCATATCACTAGAAAATTTAATGGAACCATCTCTCATGATAGATTGTAAATTACATTATTTAAAGAGTGCACCAAAACCTCTGAAGAATAGACAAAGGGTAAGGATTTACCATGGTACCAGTGAAATCATATGTAGGGTAGTGATACTTGATAAGAAGGAAGTAAATCCAGGAGAAGATTCTTACGTTCAATTTAGATTGGAAAAGCAACTTACTTCTCAGAGAAAAGATAGATTTGTAATAAGAAGCTATTCTCCTATGAGTACAATAGGTGGAGGAATTATAATAGAACCTTCTGCTAAGAAAGCTAAAAGATTTAATGAGGAATATATAGAAGAGTTAAGAATAAAAGAAAAAGGGAATACACAAAATATACTAGAAGGTGTCATTAAAAATTTAAGCGATAATTATCCTAAAGAAGAGGATATATTAAAAGCTTTGGGTAAAAACGAAGTCAGTATAAAGGATCAGTTAAAAAAACTAGTAGATAGTGGAACAATAGTAATGCTAAATGGAGGAGAAAAAACTGTATATCTTCATAAAGATTTTTTGAATGAAAAAATTAATGTATTAGAGGATATATTAGAAAGGTTTCATGAAAATAATTCTTTAAAAATAGGAATATCAAAAGAGGAAATTAAAAATAAAGTATTTGGAAAAAAAATTAAGCAAAAAATATATGATTGCATAATGGAGCTTTTGGAAAAAGAAAATGTTATAAAGACTTATAAAAATTTTGTATACCTAATAGATTTTCAACCTAAATATAATGATATGCAGAATACTATTAGGAAAAATATACTGAGTGAATTTGAAAAGCAAAAGTTTATTCCACCAAAGTATTCAGATTTAGAGAGTATGTGCAAGGATAAAAAATCATTTAAAATGGTATTTGAATCTTTAGTCGATAGGGAAGATATAGTTAAAGTTTCTGAGAATTTCTGGCTTCTCTCTGAATACTATGAAAAAGCTAAAGATATTGTAATAAATTTTATAAAGGAGCATGGAAGCATATCAATTGCTGAATTTAGAGATGAGTTGCAAACGAGTAGAAAGTATGCCCTGGCACTTATGGAGCATTTTGATACTATAAAGTTTACCAAGAGAATGGAAGATAAAAGAATCCTTTATTAACCACATGGGAATTCGTTGACATTGGGTTTTGGTTTACTTATAATAGTACTTGGTGATTTGAAATGGGAGTAGATAGGTGCTGGTGTGCCTGCCAGTCTTCAAAACTGTGTTGTCGTGCTAATACCACGATGGGTGAGTTCGATTCTCACATATTCCCGCCAGTTGATATTACAAGCTTTAGAAGGATTTACAAAATTCTTTTAAGGCTTTTTTCTTTTGAGGAATTAAATATTTATTGGTGTCTTCCTCTAATGTGTACATTTTGTATAAATTATTCTTCAAAAAATGTACATTCTGCAAATAGAATTACAAATTTCCGTTTGTTATAATATAATCATATCAAAATAGTTGATAAATTATGACGATTTTTGCTAGTTCTTCTGTTATTTATACGATGGTAAAAGAGGAGGTTACATTTCCCTAATGTAAATGTTT
The genomic region above belongs to Clostridium sp. AWRP and contains:
- a CDS encoding RidA family protein, with product MEKEIISTKKAPGAVGPYSQAVKVGNFLFTSGQIPLDPSTGELVSSDIKKATERSLENIKALLEEAGTCFDKVIKTTVYVKNMSDFAAVNEVYAKYFKKDMPARSCVEVKLPKDALVEVEVIALVD
- the yqeK gene encoding bis(5'-nucleosyl)-tetraphosphatase (symmetrical) YqeK, which translates into the protein MWSEEQIKEYLNEKLKKNRYEHSLSVQDTAIKLAEFYHVDVKKASTAGLVHDCAKHMSNDEILSMAHENQIPIDEVSALNPQLLHGNIAAVIAKNVMGIYDEEILSAVACHTTGKKDMNLLEKIVYIADYIEPLRNFPGVEILREEAFTNLDTALLDAFNNTIKVVIDRGQLLHVNTISGRNYLVFKKANK
- the nadD gene encoding nicotinate-nucleotide adenylyltransferase, with the protein product MVKKAIFGGTFDPIHNGHIHIAYETLYRLGVDNIVFIPTGNPPHKANKDVTSAFLRYEMVKAAVGTESKFSVSKYEINKPNLSYTYNTLKHFNKAERKTKWYFLTGVDCLMDIENWNRVEDIFKLCQFIVFNRPGFPDFTAQNIKEQKEKIEKKYSTKIIYLDAPLFDISSTDIRKNIRMGRNVSYLLPESVYDIIKQHNLYKQSP
- the rplU gene encoding 50S ribosomal protein L21 — encoded protein: MYAVVATGGKQYKVSEGDVIYVEKLDAEVDSTVELDKVLVVGKDDAGVVIGKPVVEGAKVSAKVLAQGKAKKVIVFKYKAKKDYRKKQGHRQPYTKLQIEKIDA
- a CDS encoding RluA family pseudouridine synthase, with product MKENKIVFTVDEKDEGLKLRYYLQRVQRLSGRLIKGAALSGRIEINNKRVKLNHIVKSGESISLNLVKEESQNVEPEKMDIEVAYEDDDLIVVNKRPGIVVHPTRSYPSGTLANGLMYYFKEKGEDCIVRLVSRLDMDTSGLIIVGKNQFAHMALARDMKSEEFEKSYIAVIHGKMEENEGTIDLPIYRQEGEDIRRIIDERGQKSITHYKVMKNFKNDQLLKLTLETGRTHQIRVHLSYLGHPLYGDTLYGKEDDSMYINRQALHAYRLKFPHPRGNRILELETAIPEDILKLIEKIS
- a CDS encoding helix-hairpin-helix domain-containing protein, with the translated sequence MRDKKKIVGSIVILIVFALFLIIGYVNSRPSSNAAAKSEEVFKDQDNVGEVSKSKSDKGITVYVNGEVKNPGVYKLKNDSRIQDIVKESGGFTAAADTSKLNLAKKLKDEDYIYVDKKGENGANKAESGGKGGSSGGVEQDGKVNINKASKEELKTIPGVGDVTAQKIIDYREKNGDFSSIEDLKKVGRIGDKTIEKIKDKIEVR
- the obgE gene encoding GTPase ObgE — its product is MFVDTAKIFVTSGDGGDGSISFRREKYVAFGGPDGGDGGKGGDVILAADTESTTLLDFAYRKKYRAEKGENGSGSKCFGRNGKDLYIKVPMGTVVRDVKTNKIMADLAHPEDKCIVARGGRGGRGNVRFTTPVRQAPDFAEPGMPGEERYISLELKLLADVGLLGFPNVGKSTLLSIVTKATPKIANYHFTTLSPNLGVTNISGIKSFVIADIPGIIEGAAEGVGLGIEFLRHIQRTRLLIHVVDISGIEGRDAFDDFTKINKELKKYDVKLWDKPQIIAANKSDMLYDNELFENFRKKVGKLGYDKVFKISAATGQGVKELMKEAARILSTIPVENIEINEEDKFVPEEKKFTYNIRKEENTFIVEGSFVDRLLGSVNVNDPDELRYFYKVLKNKGVMQELMDMGIKDGDVVKLNDFEFDYVM
- the rpmA gene encoding 50S ribosomal protein L27 — its product is MLIMNLQLFAHKKGVGSSRNGRDSESKRLGTKSADGQFVLAGNILVRQRGTKIHPGTNVGRGSDDTLFAKIDGVVRYERVGKTKKKASVYPLKLEELAAE
- a CDS encoding D-alanyl-D-alanine carboxypeptidase family protein, producing MKRIVTFALLFLLICSNNPYGVVHAKEMPPPVSADGAVILDAATGQLLYSKNPDTAYPPASTTKIMTALLTLENTNLNDKVIIGKNPPNVDGTRVGLCEGEQLTVKDLLYGLLLASDNDCAEALAEHIGGTMDKFAVKMNKRAKELGAKNTNFVNPTGLFNENHKTSARDLALMMRALSKHPEYSKIATTISYTIPATNKSPQPREVWNENKLIQKQSTYYYSGCLGGKTGYTIQSFHSYVSTATRNGQQLIVALIHDKNKTFFPDAVSLFNFGFNNFTFTKLYQKGALVTTYNKDGLSVPLIAAYDFYYIKAKDDTNVPQVTLKDKNLMFRFFKKGNIVDEASISFEGREIGKLKLASSITHGEKQVLNSNNMQKIIMKNKYLLAVPPIIIILAVVFVLKRRVFSNK
- a CDS encoding ribosomal-processing cysteine protease Prp, which translates into the protein MIEAFFKRESCNLVSVVLKGHAESVNQGYDMVCSAVSAISQTTVIGITEVLKLKLKYSIKDGFLSFSLKDMKEDDILKCQVLVETMLLGLKSIEFNFGEYINVKVEEV